A single region of the Eleginops maclovinus isolate JMC-PN-2008 ecotype Puerto Natales chromosome 4, JC_Emac_rtc_rv5, whole genome shotgun sequence genome encodes:
- the fam120b gene encoding constitutive coactivator of peroxisome proliferator-activated receptor gamma, which yields MGVKGLQSFVDRCCPEACVTVNLREMSRQHAAKRQTGCTTMANSTRPTLVVDGMACLRHWYSCKDWVCGGQWREYMDELKAWVGAFTSAGIRLVFFFDGVVEEQKRREWVKRRRRVNGEISKLFRHIKAYGEQPGRELFCLPSGLATFTPFALRSLGQEVFCSVREADYEIASYARQHGSMGILGQDSDFIIYDSAPCLSVAKLRIHSLTTVMYDRHRLCQTIGLTVAQLPLLACLLGNDVVSEDKMLQVRNNAKATYRIDNPTAHSGAPQGQMVMAVSHLVSSVLGREEQETGSVPQSLNLSAPHRELLKRGVRSYLLPGQEAFQLCDIPAPPSAFEQLVSPEILKACREKHVAAEGFMLYSVVCEGVIECSNTLEDEEDTELLPQALVYKPCRQRIYGLLLLNGHEGSSADLPAIREWFVYAGNTLKEPDLVHPVPISLPSDQPSLDLLWFGNGPEVSALRLKSFLSMFDCQELSELYGAVEDSLLAALCLVTYIALQIQTLSQEDCDAYLSQAVCLRLKSPKELQHIKLQFLSSRAVQLGSLYVRGLGHLLGANCASGCPLPSAALMPWQSFDGRLFHSKYLLAHSGSGSTVLLDRDPSCLSQFLCLREKLTETCRKRGRVLQSRPKAPQQGLGPTNRDRHTGQPPGGSESWRGDTTGGGRRERGGGGGTRGEHFHPHPRGRSHRSGGRYQLAPRWSQPPAPGP from the exons ATGGGTGTGAAAGGTCTTCAAAGCTTCGTGGACCGCTGCTGTCCCGAGGCCTGCGTGACTGTGAACCTGAGAGAAATGTCCAGGCAACACGCTGCCAAAAGACAGACAGGCTGCACTACCATGGCTAACAGTACCA GACCCACACTTGTTGTGGATGGTATGGCCTGCCTGCGCCACTGGTACTCATGTAAAGACTGGGTGTGTGGTGGCCAGTGGAGGGAGTATATGGATGAGCTGAAGGCCTGGGTGGGAGCCTTCACCTCAGCTGGCATCAGACTGGTCTTCTTCTTTGACGGAGTGGTTGAAGAGCAGAAGAGACGTGAGTGG GTGAAGAGGAGACGCAGAGTGAACGGGGAGATTTCCAAACTGTTTCGTCACATCAAAGCTTATGGAGAGCAGCCTGGTAGAGAGCTCTTTTGTTTGCCTTCTGGTCTGGCAACATTCACACCCTTTGCTCTCAG GTCATTGGGTCAGGAGGTGTTTTGCTCAGTGCGGGAGGCTGACTATGAGATTGCCAGCTATGCTCGTCAGCATGGTAGTATGGGCATTCTGGGACAGGACTCAGACTTCATCATATATGACAG TGCCCCCTGCTTGTCTGTGGCAAAGCTGCGGATACACAGCCTCACCACGGTCATGTACGACCGACACAGGCTCTGTCAAACCATCGGACTGACTGTTGCCCAGCTACCACTGCTGGCCTGTCTCCTAGGTAACGACGTGGTGTCAGAGGACAAGATGCTGCAAGTCAGGAATAACGCCAAGGCAACATACAG GATAGACAACCCCACTGCACACTCTGGTGCTCCCCAGGGGCAGATGGTGATGGCTGTGTCCCACCTTGTGAGCTCTGTGTTGGGCAGAGAGGAGCAAGAGACTGGGTCTGTCCCTCAGTCTCTGAATCTGtcagctcctcacagagagcTACTTAAGAGAGGGGTTCGCTCTTACTTACTGCCTGGACAGGAAGCTTTTCAGCTCTGTGACATCCCTGCACCTCCCTCTGCCTTTGAGCAACTTGTTAGTCCAGAAATATTAAAG GCCTGTAGAGAGAAGCATGTAGCAGCAGAGGGTTTCATGCTTTACAGtgttgtgtgtgagggagtCATTGAATGTAGCAACACcctggaggatgaggaggacacTGAGCTGCTGCCTCAGGCCCTCGTCTACAAGCCCTGCAGACAACGCATCTatgggctgctgctgctcaacGGGCATGAAG gcagCAGTGCAGACCTCCCAGCCATCAGGGAATGGTTCGTCTACGCTGGAAACACTCTGAAGGAGCCTGATCTGGTCCATCCTGTTCCAATCAGCCTCCCAA GTGATCAGCCCAGTCTGGATTTGTTATGGTTCGGTAATGGTCCTGAGGTTTCGGCTCTTCGCCTGAAGTCGTTCCTTTCGATGTTTGACTGCCAGGAGCTTTCGGAGTTGTATGGAGCTGTGGAAGACTCTCTCCTGGCTGCTCTCTGCCTCGTCACCTACATAGCCCTCCAG atacAAACGTTGTCTCAAGAGGACTGTGATGCTTACCTGAGTCAGGCTGTGTGCCTGAGACTTAAATCCCCTAAGGAGCTTCAACACATCAAG TTGCAGTTCCTGTCCAGCCGTGCGGTGCAGCTGGGATCTCTCTACGTCCGCGGGCTGGGCCACCTGTTGGGTGCTAACTGTGCAAGCGGCTGCCCGCTGCCCAGCGCCGCCCTCATGCCTTGGCAGAGCTTCGATGGACGGCTGTTCCACTCAAAGTACCTGCTGGCACACAGTGGCTCAGGCAGCACTGTGCTGCTGGACCGCGAT CCGTCCTGTTTGTCTCAGTTCCTCTGCCTGAGAGAGAAACTTACAGAAACCTGCAGGAAGCGAGGCAGGGTCCTGCAGTCCAGACCCAAAGCACCACAACAAGGTCTTGGACCCACAAatagagacagacacacag GTCAGCCTCCAGGTGGTAGTGAGAGCTGGAGAGGGGATAcgacaggaggaggaaggagggagagagga
- the LOC134863340 gene encoding delta-like protein D gives MGRLCLLLVVTLSSLTCQVLCSGMFELKLQEFLNKKGIQGNSNCCPGGSAQSQHQQCECKTFFRVCLKHYQVNVSPEPPCTYGGAVTPVLGSNSFQVPETNAESFTNPIRFPFGFTWPGTFSLIIEALHTDSLDDLATDNPERLISRTTTQRHLTVGEEWSKDMQTGGRTELRYAYRFLCDEHYYGDGCSVFCRPRDDAFGHFSCGERGEIICNSGWKGHYCTEPICLPGCDEEHGFCEKPGECKCRVGFSGRYCDDCIRYPGCLHGTCQQPWQCNCQEGWGGLFCNQDLNYCTHHKPCLNGATCTNTGQGSYTCSCLPGYTGASCEIEVNECSGNPCRNGGSCTDIDNGYKCTCPPGFYGINCELSANTCADGPCFNGGRCADNPEGGYFCQCPLGYAGFNCEKKIDHCSSNPCLNGAECVDLVNSYLCQCLDGFSGPNCEDSSSISGNCLSFPCENGATCQEGVNGYTCICPPGYTGENCSSPISRCHHNPCHNGATCHERGGRYVCACVPGYGGHNCQFLLPEVPKGQPVVDGPDRRYSSPDSENVENEEDDDSGFPWTAVCAGIFLVLVILIGCSVLVVYVRVKLQDRHSHHGDSVHSDSHETMNNLTTTNNCLRSDKEVGPMMTTSIKNNNKKADYHSDLAGSMGGLSGISGLNGSEKNGFKSRYSSVEYNLVHEVRPEELPLCKEEQREEPEVKCEMLDESDSEEQCTKRQYSDASEMKQVEESPSCSEAKYQSSCELNNHAASDLKYQSCSDIKYQSTCDVKYQSNSDVEYHNPSDNRYQCTNDTKYQSVYVMSEQKDECIIATEV, from the exons ATGGGACGCCTGTGTCTGCTCCTGGTTGTCACTCTCTCCTCACTCACCTGCCAG GTGTTGTGCTCCGGAATGTTTGAGCTGAAGTTGCAGGAGTTTCTAAACAAGAAAGGGATACAGGGGAACTCAAACTGCTGCCCCGGAGGCTCTGCTCAGAGCCAGCACCAGCAGTGTGAGTGCAAGACTTTCTTTCGGGTTTGTCTGAAGCACTACCAGGTCAATGTCTCCCCCGAGCCTCCCTGCACATACGGCGGGGCTGTGACACCCGTCCTCGGCTCCAACTCTTTCCAGGTGCCGGAGACAAACGCGGAAAGCTTCACCAACCCAATCCGCTTCCCTTTCGGCTTCACATGGCCG gGGACGTTTTCACTGATCATTGAAGCCCTGCACACTGACTCCCTGGACGACCTGGCAACAG ACAATCCTGAGCGACTGATCAGCAGGACCACCACTCAGCGTCACCTCACTGTGGGAGAAGAATGGTCCAAGGATATGCAGACAGGCGGAAGAACAGAGCTGCGTTACGCTTACCGTTTCCTGTGTGATGAGCACTACTACGGTGACGGCTGCTCTGTCTTCTGCCGGCCCAGAGACGATGCTTTTGGCCACTTCAGCTGCGGCGAGCGCGGGGAGATCATATGCAACTCTGGCTGGAAGGGACACTACTGCACTGAAC CGATCTGTCTTCCTGGCTGTGATGAGGAACATGGCTTCTGTGAGAAACCCGGAGAGTGCAA GTGTCGCGTGGGTTTCAGTGGGCGTTACTGTGACGACTGTATCCGTTACCCCGGCTGCCTCCATGGAACCTGCCAACAGCCCTGGCAATGTAACTGCCAGGAGGGATGGGGCGGACTCTTCTGCAACCAGG ATCTGAACTACTGTACGCACCATAAGCCCTGTCTAAATGGAGCAACCTGTACCAACACGGGTCAGGGCAGCTACACATGCTCCTGTCTGCCTGGATACACCGGAGCCAGCTGTGAGATTGAGGTCAACGAATGTTCAGGAAACCCCTGTCGCAATGGAGGCAGCTGCACT GACATCGATAACGGCTATAAATGCACCTGCCCACCTGGTTTCTATGGAATCAACTGTGAATTAAGTGCCAACACTTGTGCCGATGGGCCCTGCTTTAATGGTGGGCGTTGTGCTGATAATCCTGAGGGTGGTTACTTCTGTCAGTGTCCTTTGGGATACGCTGGCTTCAACTGCGAGAAGAAAATCGACCACTGCTCCTCCAACCCCTGTTTGAATg GGGCGGAATGTGTGGATCTGGTGAACTCCTACCTCTGTCAGTGTCTCGACGGGTTTTCAGGTCCTAACTGTgaggacagcagcagcatctctgGAAACTGTCTGTCCTTCCCTTGTGAAAACGGAGCGACGTGTCAGGAAGGAGTGAATGGCTACACCTGTATCTGCCCTCCAG GATATACTGGTGAGAACTGCAGCTCCCCCATCTCCCGCTGCCATCACAACCCCTGCCACAATGGAGCGACCTGCCATGAGCGCGGCGGTCGCTACGTCTGCGCCTGTGTGCCGGGCTATGGCGGCCACAACTGCCAGTTCCTGTTACCTGAGGTCCCCAAGGGTCAGCCGGTGGTGGACGGACCGGATCGCCGTTATTCTTCCCCAGACagtgaaaatgttgaaaatgagGAGGATGACGACAGCGGATTCCCCTGGACGGCAGTGTGTGCGGGCATCTTCCTCGTTCTGGTGATCCTGATCGGCTGCTCTGTGCTGGTGGTCTATGTTCGGGTCAAGCTGCAGGACAGGCACAGTCACCATGGCGACAGTGTCCACAGCGACAGCCACGAGACCATGAACAACCTGACGACCACCAACAATTGCCTCCGCAGCGACAAGGAAGTGGGCCCTATGATGACAACCTcgattaaaaacaacaacaagaaggcGGATTACCATTCGGACCTGGCCGGGTCAATGGGGGGTCTGAGTGGGATCAGTGGACTCAACGGATCGGAGAAGAACGGCTTTAAGAGTCGCTACTCCAGCGTGGAGTATAACCTGGTCCACGAGGTGCGGCCTGAAGAGCTGCCGCTGTGTAAAGAAGAGCAGCGTGAAGAGCCAGAGGTTAAATGTGAGATGCTGGATGAGTCTGACTCAGAGGAACAATGCACAAAGAGACAATACAG CGATGCATCAGAAATGAAACAAGTAGAAGAGTCACCGAGCTGCAGCGAAGCAAAATATCAGTCATCCTGTGAACTGAACAATCATGCAGCAAGTGATCTCAAATACCAGtcctgcagtgacatcaaaTACCAGTCAACCTGTGATGTCAAATACCAGTCCAACAGTGATGTTGAATACCACAATCCCAGTGACAACAGGTACCAGTGTACCAACGACACCAAATACCAGTCCGTCTACGTCATGTCGGAGCAGAAAGATGAATGTATCATCGCTACAGAG GTATGA